A genomic segment from Thermoplasmata archaeon encodes:
- a CDS encoding proline racemase family protein, with protein sequence MAVGRVRVVDSHTEGEPTRVVVDGGPELGTGPLAERLERFRRDHDGFRRAVLAEPRGSATMVGALLAPPSAPGPAAATIFFNDVGYLGMCGHGTIGLVETLAHLGRLGPGRLSIETPVGVVGAERLTDGRVTFWNVESYRTQRAVSVDVPDFGRVTGDVAWGGNWFFLTGAAPRPLRPEEAGALTHYCLAVRQALGAAGVTGDAGAAIEHIELCGPPQRPENDARNFVLCPGDAYDRSPCGTGTSARLACLVADGVLDEGAPWRQEGILGTVFEGRARRHGAGIIPAITGRAFVTAEAELRFDPDDPFREGRAP encoded by the coding sequence TTGGCCGTCGGCCGGGTCCGGGTCGTCGACTCCCACACCGAGGGCGAGCCGACCCGCGTGGTCGTCGACGGCGGACCCGAGCTCGGGACCGGGCCCCTCGCCGAACGGCTCGAGCGCTTTCGGCGCGATCACGACGGATTCCGGCGCGCGGTGCTGGCCGAGCCCCGCGGCTCCGCCACGATGGTCGGGGCCCTCCTCGCCCCGCCGAGCGCGCCCGGTCCCGCCGCGGCGACCATCTTCTTCAACGACGTCGGCTACCTCGGGATGTGCGGCCACGGCACGATCGGGCTCGTGGAGACGCTGGCGCACCTGGGCCGCCTGGGCCCGGGGCGGCTGTCGATCGAGACACCGGTCGGCGTGGTCGGGGCCGAGCGGCTCACGGACGGCCGCGTCACGTTCTGGAACGTCGAGAGCTACCGCACGCAGCGCGCGGTCTCGGTCGATGTGCCCGATTTTGGGAGGGTGACGGGCGACGTGGCCTGGGGCGGCAACTGGTTCTTCCTCACCGGCGCGGCGCCGCGACCGCTGCGGCCCGAAGAGGCCGGCGCGCTGACGCACTACTGCCTCGCGGTCCGCCAGGCCCTCGGCGCGGCCGGGGTCACCGGCGACGCGGGGGCGGCGATCGAGCACATCGAGCTCTGTGGCCCGCCGCAGCGGCCCGAGAACGACGCGCGCAACTTCGTGCTGTGCCCGGGCGACGCCTACGATCGCTCCCCCTGCGGGACCGGCACGAGCGCGCGGCTCGCCTGCCTGGTCGCCGACGGGGTCCTCGACGAGGGCGCCCCGTGGCGCCAGGAGGGGATCCTCGGCACGGTCTTCGAGGGACGGGCCCGCCGACACGGGGCCGGGATCATCCCGGCGATCACGGGCCGGGCGTTCGTGACGGCCGAGGCCGAGCTCCGCTTCGACCCGGACGATCCCTTCCGCGAGGGCCGCGCACCATGA
- the thsB gene encoding thermosome subunit beta, with protein sequence MLQGTPILVLKEGTEREHGRSATSNNIAAARAVADAVRSTLGPRGMDKMLVDSMGDITITNDGVTILKEVDVEHPAAKMLVEVAKTQDQQCGDGTTTAVVLAGELLKRSESLLDQNVHPTVIVRGFQLAVQEAQRLLETEIGTPVKPDDQSVLVDCATTAMGSKGVFGSRDALAKIAVEAVRKIAEQRGGRTIADVDQIQVQKRHGGTISDTELIAGILLDKERGHPRMPAEIAPAKIALLNSALEIKKTEIESKINIKNPSQIQSFLDEEDKTFRRMVDQIKASGANVVVCQKGIDDVVLHYLAKDGIYAVKQVKESDLQKLSRATGAKIVTGFKDLTPADLGSAAKVEERKVGEDDMTFVTGCSNPRSVSILIRGGTEHVTQEVERSLNDALKVVASVLEDGVICPGGGATEIDLAVKLRKWAPSVGGREQLAGEAFAQALEAVPWALSENGGYDSINTLIELRSAHDGPQANKNIGINLADGKAADMWKLHVVEPLRVKRQALASAAEVAAMVLRIDDIIAAKKSSPSDKGAGAPHDH encoded by the coding sequence ATGCTCCAGGGCACCCCCATTCTCGTCCTGAAGGAAGGAACCGAGCGCGAACACGGCCGCAGCGCCACGTCGAACAACATCGCCGCGGCGAGGGCGGTCGCCGACGCCGTACGATCGACCCTCGGACCGCGCGGCATGGACAAGATGCTCGTCGACTCGATGGGTGACATCACGATCACCAACGACGGCGTCACGATCCTGAAGGAGGTCGACGTCGAGCACCCGGCGGCCAAGATGCTCGTGGAGGTCGCCAAGACCCAGGACCAGCAGTGCGGCGACGGCACGACGACCGCGGTCGTTCTCGCCGGTGAGCTGTTGAAGCGCTCGGAGTCGCTCCTCGACCAGAACGTCCACCCGACGGTGATCGTCCGCGGTTTCCAGCTCGCGGTCCAGGAGGCCCAGCGCCTCCTCGAGACCGAGATCGGTACGCCGGTCAAGCCCGACGATCAGTCGGTGCTCGTCGACTGCGCGACGACCGCGATGGGCTCGAAGGGCGTCTTCGGCTCGCGCGACGCGCTCGCCAAGATCGCGGTCGAGGCGGTCCGCAAGATCGCGGAACAGCGGGGCGGCCGCACGATCGCCGACGTGGACCAGATCCAGGTGCAGAAGCGCCACGGCGGCACCATCTCCGACACGGAGCTGATCGCCGGGATCCTCCTGGACAAGGAGCGGGGTCACCCCCGGATGCCGGCGGAGATCGCGCCCGCGAAGATCGCGCTGCTCAACTCCGCGCTCGAGATCAAGAAGACCGAGATCGAGAGCAAGATCAACATCAAGAACCCCAGCCAGATCCAGAGCTTCCTCGACGAGGAAGACAAGACGTTCCGCCGGATGGTCGACCAGATCAAGGCGTCCGGCGCCAACGTCGTCGTTTGCCAGAAGGGGATCGACGACGTGGTCCTCCACTACCTCGCCAAGGACGGGATCTACGCGGTCAAGCAGGTCAAGGAGTCCGATCTCCAGAAGCTCTCTCGCGCGACCGGCGCGAAGATCGTCACGGGCTTCAAGGACCTCACCCCGGCGGACCTCGGCTCGGCGGCCAAGGTCGAGGAGCGCAAGGTCGGCGAGGACGACATGACGTTCGTCACCGGCTGCTCGAACCCGCGCTCGGTCTCGATCCTCATCCGCGGCGGCACCGAGCACGTCACGCAGGAGGTCGAGCGCTCGCTCAACGACGCGCTCAAGGTCGTCGCGAGCGTGCTCGAGGACGGCGTCATCTGCCCCGGCGGCGGCGCGACGGAGATCGACCTCGCGGTCAAGCTCCGGAAGTGGGCGCCATCGGTCGGTGGCCGCGAGCAGCTGGCGGGCGAGGCGTTCGCGCAGGCCCTCGAGGCGGTCCCCTGGGCCCTCAGCGAGAACGGCGGCTACGACTCGATCAATACCCTCATCGAACTGCGGAGCGCCCACGACGGGCCGCAGGCGAACAAGAACATCGGGATCAACCTCGCGGACGGGAAGGCCGCCGACATGTGGAAGCTCCACGTGGTCGAGCCGCTCCGGGTGAAGCGTCAGGCGCTCGCCTCCGCGGCGGAGGTCGCCGCGATGGTCCTGCGCATCGACGACATCATCGCCGCGAAGAAGTCGAGCCCCTCGGACAAGGGCGCCGGCGCCCCGCACGACCACTAG
- a CDS encoding S53 family peptidase, with amino-acid sequence MAANGARVELAGSRRGVLTGARRLGTADVGESLELTVLLRRGSAPGAFPSLDPLASGRPPGTPYPSRAEFAQGYGARADDLERVASFAGAHGLRIARTDRARRSVRLAGRVRDLAPAFGTQLHRYVYPRGSYRGREGPLSVPASLDGIVVGVFGLDDRPQARPPLRPRPASAAGQPSYSPPEVAAAYDFPGATNGSGVTIGLLELGGGFRAADLARYFSGLGLSPPSVTVVSVDGATNAPTGVPTGPDGEVTLDIEVAGSVAPGAAIVAYFAPNTDQGFLDGVLAAVHDDVHRPDLLSMSWGGPEASWTGQARAALESAFEDAAALGVGVLAASGDQGATDGGPGGPLEVDFPASAPGALGCGGTRLTLAGTRIVAETTWNDLAEGEGASGGGVSEAFALPSYQVGVGVPAAPNGFAGRGVPDVAADADPLTGYRVLVDGEATVFGGTSAVAPLWAALIARIQSALGAPLGFLNPRLYAAPRTFHDITTGGNGGYSAGPGWDPCTGLGSPDGARLLAALRGGATTSDSDAGVRARDPP; translated from the coding sequence ATGGCGGCGAACGGGGCCCGTGTCGAGCTCGCCGGGAGTCGTCGCGGTGTGCTGACCGGCGCCCGACGGCTGGGCACGGCCGACGTCGGCGAGTCGTTGGAGCTCACCGTCCTGCTGCGCCGCGGATCCGCGCCGGGTGCGTTCCCGTCGCTCGACCCGCTCGCGAGCGGTCGGCCCCCTGGCACACCCTATCCCTCGCGCGCCGAGTTCGCCCAAGGATACGGCGCACGCGCCGACGACCTGGAACGAGTCGCGTCGTTCGCCGGGGCTCACGGGCTGCGCATCGCGCGAACGGACCGGGCCCGCCGGTCGGTCCGCCTCGCGGGCCGGGTCCGCGACCTCGCGCCGGCCTTCGGCACCCAGCTGCATCGCTACGTGTATCCGCGCGGATCCTACCGCGGGCGCGAGGGTCCGCTCTCGGTGCCGGCGTCGCTCGACGGCATCGTGGTCGGGGTCTTCGGGCTCGACGATCGTCCGCAGGCGCGGCCGCCCCTGCGGCCGCGCCCGGCGAGCGCCGCCGGCCAGCCCTCCTACTCGCCGCCCGAGGTCGCGGCGGCGTACGACTTCCCCGGCGCCACGAACGGCTCCGGCGTCACGATCGGGCTCCTGGAGCTCGGCGGTGGCTTTCGGGCCGCCGATCTGGCGCGGTACTTCTCCGGCCTCGGCCTCTCGCCACCGAGCGTCACGGTCGTGTCGGTCGACGGCGCGACGAACGCGCCCACCGGGGTGCCGACCGGGCCCGACGGCGAGGTCACGCTCGACATCGAGGTCGCCGGTTCTGTCGCCCCCGGGGCCGCGATCGTCGCGTACTTCGCCCCGAACACCGACCAGGGGTTCCTCGACGGCGTCCTCGCCGCCGTGCACGATGACGTTCACCGACCGGACCTGTTGTCGATGAGCTGGGGCGGGCCGGAAGCGAGCTGGACCGGTCAGGCGCGCGCGGCCCTCGAATCGGCGTTCGAGGACGCGGCGGCGCTGGGGGTCGGCGTTCTTGCGGCCTCGGGAGACCAGGGAGCGACCGACGGTGGCCCCGGCGGACCGCTCGAGGTCGACTTCCCGGCCTCGGCGCCCGGCGCGCTCGGCTGCGGCGGCACGCGGCTCACCCTCGCCGGCACGAGGATCGTCGCCGAGACGACCTGGAACGATCTCGCCGAAGGAGAGGGCGCGAGCGGCGGCGGGGTCAGCGAAGCGTTCGCGCTCCCGAGCTACCAGGTCGGGGTCGGCGTGCCCGCCGCCCCGAACGGCTTCGCCGGACGCGGGGTTCCCGACGTCGCCGCCGATGCGGACCCCCTCACCGGCTACCGCGTCCTCGTCGATGGCGAGGCGACGGTGTTCGGCGGCACCAGCGCGGTCGCGCCCCTCTGGGCGGCCCTGATCGCTCGGATCCAGTCGGCGCTCGGCGCTCCCCTCGGCTTCCTGAACCCGCGCCTGTACGCCGCGCCCCGGACGTTCCACGACATCACCACCGGAGGGAACGGCGGCTATTCGGCGGGACCCGGCTGGGACCCGTGCACGGGGCTCGGTTCGCCCGATGGCGCCCGGCTGCTCGCCGCGCTGAGGGGCGGAGCGACGACCTCGGATTCGGACGCCGGCGTCCGGGCCCGCGATCCCCCATGA
- a CDS encoding 50S ribosomal protein L21e, whose protein sequence is MVKSSKGFRSRTRGTFTKEVRERGLPPVTRFLREFAIGEKVMVRIEPSDPHGQPHPRYQGRVCTVVGRSGRAYRVAFLDGGKRKELVATPIHLLPVARGGHDA, encoded by the coding sequence ATGGTCAAGAGCTCGAAGGGGTTCCGCTCGCGCACGCGCGGGACGTTCACGAAGGAGGTTCGCGAGCGCGGGCTTCCGCCGGTGACCCGGTTCCTGCGCGAGTTCGCGATCGGCGAGAAGGTGATGGTCCGCATCGAGCCGTCCGACCCGCACGGCCAGCCGCACCCCCGCTACCAGGGCCGCGTGTGCACCGTGGTCGGCCGCAGCGGCCGCGCCTACCGCGTCGCCTTCCTCGATGGCGGCAAGCGCAAGGAGCTCGTGGCGACGCCGATCCACCTCTTGCCGGTCGCGCGCGGAGGGCACGATGCCTGA
- a CDS encoding dihydrodipicolinate synthase family protein, producing the protein MSGRAGGAGVARGVLVALTTPFGPDGRIEIDRYVVHARWVVEHGCRGVIVGGSLGEGASLGSEEHVALVRALAKELPESAPVVAAVGASRTAAAVEGARAARDAGASGLLVLPPYVYHGDRRETRAHLATVLGATDLPAIAYNNPAAYGVDLAPEDVLRLAEEASSLVAVKESSGDVRRITALRELLGERVDVAVGLDDLLLEGVGAGAVGWVAGLANALPTESAVLFERAAHGPAAEARTLYDWFLPLLRLDTGPKFVQAIKLVETELGVGTAAVRAPRYPLEGPELESTLGTVRAALARRPVLGRHPASAT; encoded by the coding sequence TTGAGCGGCCGAGCCGGCGGCGCCGGCGTCGCGCGGGGCGTGCTGGTGGCGCTCACGACTCCCTTCGGCCCGGACGGCCGCATCGAGATCGATCGGTACGTCGTCCATGCCCGCTGGGTGGTCGAGCACGGATGCCGGGGGGTGATCGTCGGCGGATCCCTCGGCGAGGGTGCGAGCCTGGGCTCCGAGGAGCATGTCGCGCTCGTCCGCGCGCTGGCGAAGGAGCTCCCCGAGAGCGCCCCGGTCGTCGCGGCCGTCGGCGCGAGCCGGACCGCTGCGGCGGTGGAGGGGGCGCGCGCGGCGCGCGACGCGGGGGCGAGCGGGCTCCTCGTCCTGCCGCCGTACGTTTACCACGGCGACCGGCGCGAGACCCGGGCCCACCTCGCCACCGTTCTCGGCGCCACCGACCTTCCCGCGATCGCCTACAACAACCCCGCGGCCTACGGCGTCGACCTCGCGCCGGAGGACGTGCTGCGCCTGGCCGAGGAGGCGTCGTCGCTCGTCGCGGTCAAGGAGTCGAGCGGGGACGTCCGACGCATCACCGCGCTGCGCGAGCTCCTCGGCGAGCGGGTCGATGTCGCCGTCGGGCTCGACGACCTCCTCCTCGAAGGCGTCGGCGCCGGCGCGGTCGGATGGGTCGCCGGGCTCGCGAACGCCCTGCCGACCGAATCGGCCGTGCTGTTCGAGCGCGCCGCCCACGGGCCGGCCGCCGAGGCGCGCACGCTCTACGACTGGTTCCTTCCGCTGCTGCGCCTCGACACCGGGCCGAAGTTCGTGCAGGCGATCAAGCTGGTCGAGACCGAGCTCGGCGTGGGGACCGCCGCGGTGCGCGCGCCGCGCTACCCGCTCGAGGGCCCCGAGCTCGAGTCGACGCTCGGGACCGTCCGCGCCGCCCTCGCGCGACGACCGGTGCTGGGACGACATCCCGCGTCCGCCACTTAG
- a CDS encoding RNA polymerase Rpb4 family protein, with translation MPEPVPLARVKELLVEDAAGRTLPREAALALQHAEQFARLSAEETAKLIAELRALAFVDLSVAVKAADTLPQYPEEIRLLFAKERVVLDEAQITRVLEIVAQYR, from the coding sequence ATGCCTGAACCCGTCCCGCTCGCCCGCGTCAAGGAGCTGCTCGTCGAGGACGCCGCCGGCCGGACGCTGCCGCGCGAGGCGGCGCTCGCCCTCCAGCACGCCGAGCAGTTCGCGCGCCTGTCCGCGGAGGAGACCGCGAAGCTGATCGCGGAGCTGCGCGCGCTCGCGTTCGTCGACCTGAGCGTCGCGGTCAAGGCCGCCGACACGCTGCCCCAGTATCCCGAGGAGATCCGCCTCCTGTTCGCGAAGGAGCGGGTCGTGCTCGACGAGGCGCAGATCACGCGCGTCCTCGAGATCGTCGCGCAGTACCGATGA
- a CDS encoding Hsp20/alpha crystallin family protein: MTKELQTKESNPWADLDQVVDDLGRRFYETFGIAPFGAVRVSDAGPQYLRAARTDVTDTGAAFRIVAEVPGIPKDQIEVRVRGANVEIRGESTQETKESKAEYVHRERTYAGYYRSLELPEPVVGGEAKATVENGLLTLELPKLTPTPVETDVKVPVQ; this comes from the coding sequence ATGACGAAGGAACTGCAAACGAAGGAGAGCAACCCCTGGGCCGATCTCGATCAGGTCGTGGACGATCTGGGCCGCCGATTCTACGAAACGTTCGGCATCGCCCCGTTCGGCGCCGTCCGTGTGAGCGACGCCGGTCCCCAGTACCTGCGTGCGGCCCGCACCGACGTGACCGACACGGGTGCGGCGTTCCGGATCGTGGCCGAGGTCCCGGGGATCCCGAAGGACCAGATCGAGGTTCGCGTCCGCGGAGCGAACGTCGAGATCCGAGGCGAGAGCACGCAGGAGACGAAGGAGTCGAAGGCCGAGTACGTTCACCGGGAACGGACGTACGCGGGCTACTACCGCAGCCTCGAACTTCCCGAGCCGGTCGTCGGCGGGGAAGCGAAGGCGACCGTGGAGAACGGGCTCCTGACGCTCGAGCTCCCGAAGCTCACCCCGACGCCGGTCGAGACCGACGTCAAGGTCCCCGTCCAGTAG
- a CDS encoding DUF655 domain-containing protein, with protein MENYAYILDYLPNGRQTERGFHREPLALAIGEDELKLFELVPRTGARLASGGRIALVPIDGAPPPIDHVRRRIGYDELTVAGRAELPATLERIVRANAPRYLRFFNESPAVSRRFHLLELLPGIGKKTMQQIVDERKRLPFSSFEDIEARLHLKSPEKLLVGRIEQELSGVDDKYRLFVAP; from the coding sequence GTGGAGAACTACGCGTACATTCTGGACTACCTGCCGAACGGCCGGCAGACCGAGCGCGGCTTCCACCGGGAGCCCCTCGCCCTCGCGATCGGTGAGGACGAGCTCAAGCTGTTCGAGCTCGTGCCACGCACGGGCGCGAGGCTCGCGAGCGGCGGCCGCATCGCGCTGGTGCCGATCGACGGGGCGCCGCCCCCGATCGACCACGTCCGCCGTCGCATCGGCTACGACGAGCTGACCGTCGCCGGGCGCGCCGAGCTACCGGCGACGCTCGAACGGATCGTGCGCGCGAATGCGCCGCGCTACCTGCGCTTCTTCAACGAGTCGCCGGCCGTCTCCCGCCGCTTCCACCTGCTCGAGCTCCTGCCGGGGATCGGGAAGAAGACGATGCAGCAGATCGTCGACGAGCGCAAGCGCCTCCCGTTCTCCAGCTTCGAGGACATCGAGGCCCGGCTCCACCTCAAGTCGCCCGAGAAGCTCCTCGTCGGGCGGATCGAGCAGGAGCTGAGCGGTGTCGACGACAAGTACCGGCTATTCGTGGCTCCTTGA
- a CDS encoding cation:proton antiporter, translated as MPINEVLVVQDLAIVMLVALGMTLLFRAIHQPLLIGYIVAGMIIGPYTPPTSLVSYPDVLNALAELGIVFLLFAIGLEYPLARLRSIGRKALVIALAESLATFAAGFAVGRAFGFPLYDSLFLALAISVTSTVILSSVLQDLGVILAPETSLILGITVIEDVITVTILGILQSTASTGHLSLELIAFSLAAVVIFIAGVLTIGSRTIPPLIDRAQRAHVHEIFLLAILGVAFSLAIISSLIGISVATGAFLAGVLVAESGSQAAAHEVMAPLKEMFGAIFFVSMGALMNISLLPQYLVPIAGFIAVAFGAKLTSTYLAARQQRVPPADARRAAITVSASGGELSIVVAKGGTDVGAVGAFVLPFIGALTIVTTLVAPYLVRYAWRRPAAPAAPPP; from the coding sequence ATGCCGATCAACGAGGTGCTCGTCGTCCAGGATCTCGCGATCGTCATGCTGGTCGCGCTCGGGATGACGCTTTTGTTCCGCGCGATCCACCAGCCGTTGCTGATCGGCTACATCGTCGCCGGCATGATCATCGGGCCGTACACCCCGCCGACCTCCCTCGTGTCGTACCCCGACGTCCTCAACGCCCTCGCCGAGCTCGGGATCGTCTTCCTGCTCTTCGCGATCGGACTGGAGTACCCCCTCGCCCGGTTGCGCTCGATCGGTCGCAAGGCGCTCGTGATCGCCCTCGCGGAGTCGCTCGCGACGTTCGCGGCCGGCTTCGCCGTCGGCCGGGCATTCGGCTTCCCGCTGTACGACAGCCTGTTCCTCGCCCTCGCGATCTCGGTCACGAGCACGGTGATCCTCTCGAGCGTGCTGCAGGACCTCGGCGTGATCCTGGCGCCCGAGACGAGCCTGATCCTCGGCATCACGGTCATCGAGGACGTGATCACGGTCACGATCCTCGGGATCCTGCAGTCGACCGCGTCGACCGGCCACCTCTCCCTCGAGCTGATCGCCTTCTCGCTCGCCGCCGTCGTGATCTTCATCGCCGGGGTGCTGACGATCGGCTCGCGGACGATCCCGCCCCTGATCGACCGGGCCCAGCGCGCCCACGTCCACGAGATCTTTCTCCTCGCGATCCTCGGGGTCGCCTTCTCCCTCGCGATCATCTCGAGCCTGATCGGCATCTCGGTCGCGACCGGCGCGTTCCTCGCCGGCGTGCTGGTCGCCGAGTCGGGGAGCCAGGCGGCGGCGCACGAGGTGATGGCGCCGCTGAAGGAGATGTTCGGGGCGATCTTCTTCGTCTCGATGGGCGCCCTGATGAACATCAGCCTGCTGCCCCAGTACCTCGTCCCGATCGCGGGGTTCATCGCGGTCGCCTTCGGGGCCAAGCTGACGTCGACCTACCTCGCCGCCCGGCAGCAGCGCGTTCCGCCCGCGGACGCCCGACGCGCGGCGATCACGGTCTCGGCCTCCGGCGGCGAGCTGTCGATCGTGGTCGCGAAGGGTGGGACCGACGTCGGGGCGGTCGGCGCGTTCGTGCTGCCGTTCATCGGCGCGCTCACGATCGTCACCACCCTGGTCGCGCCGTACCTCGTCCGCTACGCCTGGCGGCGCCCGGCGGCGCCGGCCGCCCCGCCGCCCTAA
- a CDS encoding rRNA adenine dimethyltransferase family protein: MRANVSRRTRNTGSSSPRDAVPAGVPERPEEIRRTLSALGVRPSRRRGQSFLADPFVADAEAALVTDIVPGPILEIGGGLGILTAALLRRGVRLLAVVERDPRLARFLQATFGDSVSVREEDATSTDLAGVRCVVGNLPYSLATPILLRCFAARVPRTVFLVQREVAERLAASPGTRRYGRLALAARLYGEVELFQTVPARAFEPTPEVEGRLAVHRARIGPLPVPSVPVFERAVRTLFRARRKQLGNLLPALAGSSGAADRLAEASGWPPGWPTRRPEELPPEAFFALATHLAAPVAPRGVPVDRRA; the protein is encoded by the coding sequence TTGCGCGCTAACGTCTCCCGCCGCACCCGCAACACCGGCTCTTCGTCGCCCCGTGATGCCGTGCCGGCCGGGGTGCCGGAGCGGCCGGAAGAGATCCGTCGAACGCTCTCGGCCCTCGGCGTCCGCCCCTCTCGCCGCCGGGGACAATCGTTCCTCGCGGACCCCTTCGTCGCGGACGCTGAGGCCGCGCTCGTCACCGACATCGTCCCGGGGCCGATCCTGGAGATCGGCGGGGGCCTCGGGATCCTCACCGCGGCCCTCCTCCGTCGCGGGGTGCGCCTCCTTGCGGTCGTCGAGCGCGACCCGCGGCTCGCGCGATTCCTGCAGGCAACCTTCGGCGATTCCGTCTCGGTGCGAGAGGAGGACGCCACCTCGACCGACCTGGCCGGTGTCCGCTGCGTGGTCGGGAACCTTCCCTACTCGCTGGCCACGCCGATCCTGCTCCGTTGCTTCGCCGCGCGCGTGCCCCGCACCGTCTTCCTCGTGCAGCGCGAGGTCGCCGAGCGCCTCGCCGCATCACCGGGAACGCGCCGGTATGGTCGCCTCGCGCTGGCGGCCCGTCTCTACGGCGAAGTCGAGCTGTTCCAGACCGTTCCGGCCCGCGCCTTCGAGCCGACGCCCGAGGTGGAGGGCCGGCTCGCGGTACACCGGGCCCGGATCGGACCGCTACCGGTTCCGTCGGTCCCGGTCTTCGAGCGGGCCGTCCGGACGCTGTTCCGCGCGCGACGCAAGCAGCTCGGTAACCTCCTGCCCGCCCTCGCCGGATCGTCCGGGGCGGCCGACCGCCTCGCCGAGGCGTCGGGATGGCCGCCCGGCTGGCCGACCCGCCGACCGGAGGAGCTTCCCCCCGAGGCGTTCTTCGCGCTGGCCACCCACCTCGCCGCGCCGGTCGCTCCGCGCGGTGTCCCGGTCGACCGACGAGCGTAA
- a CDS encoding O-methyltransferase → MGAETERWAAVDRWIEARLLGPDEVLEATNRVAAEAGLPPIQVSAIQARLLELLVRASGARRVLEIGTLAGYSTIAMARALPPEGRLVSLELDRRHAEVARANVARAGLAERVEIRPGPARESLAELSREGAPPFDLVFLDADKTGYPDYLRAALALSRPGTVLVADNVVREGAIAEPKQTDAVVTAVRQFLEALGADPRLRATVVPMVGVKGYDGMAIAWVGPGPAVSWPAVSSVGPGDRETSARTTENKSGPPGVPGGPAHRPTGRGP, encoded by the coding sequence ATGGGCGCGGAGACGGAACGCTGGGCGGCGGTGGACCGATGGATCGAGGCGCGGCTGCTCGGCCCGGACGAGGTCCTCGAGGCGACGAACCGGGTTGCGGCCGAGGCCGGACTTCCGCCGATCCAGGTCTCCGCGATCCAGGCGCGCCTGCTGGAGCTCCTCGTTCGTGCGAGCGGGGCCCGTCGCGTCCTGGAGATCGGGACGCTCGCCGGATACTCGACGATCGCGATGGCACGCGCGCTGCCACCGGAGGGCCGGCTCGTCAGCCTCGAGCTAGATCGCCGCCATGCGGAGGTCGCTCGGGCCAACGTCGCGCGCGCGGGTCTGGCCGAGCGGGTGGAGATCCGACCGGGGCCCGCGCGCGAGAGCTTGGCCGAGCTCTCCCGGGAAGGAGCGCCGCCGTTCGATCTCGTCTTCCTCGACGCGGACAAGACCGGGTACCCGGACTACCTGCGCGCGGCCCTCGCCCTCTCCCGCCCGGGTACCGTGCTCGTCGCCGACAACGTGGTTCGGGAGGGCGCCATCGCGGAACCGAAACAGACGGACGCCGTCGTCACGGCCGTGCGCCAGTTCCTCGAGGCGCTCGGCGCCGATCCCCGGCTGCGCGCCACGGTCGTCCCGATGGTCGGTGTCAAGGGCTATGACGGCATGGCGATCGCCTGGGTCGGCCCGGGTCCCGCGGTCTCCTGGCCCGCGGTGAGCTCGGTCGGGCCCGGCGACCGCGAGACTTCGGCGCGCACGACGGAGAATAAATCGGGGCCCCCGGGGGTTCCCGGGGGCCCGGCCCACCGTCCTACTGGACGGGGACCTTGA